AATCGGCGGGCTGGAAGTGGGGCGGGCGCTGGCGGCGCTCGAAGGACTACCAGCACTTCTCGGTCAACGGCCGCTGAAGTGCGTGCAAACGGATCCGGCCCGGACTATGGGTGAGGGCGATGAGACCGAGGTGGGCCGACAGGCAGTTCTCGCTGGAGTTCTATCCGCCGAACACTCCCAAGAGTGAGGCGGCCTTCCAGCGCGCCGTGAAGCGGCTGGAGCCGCTGCGGCCGGATCACGTCTCGGTGACCTTCGGCGCCGGGGGCAGCACCCGGGAGAAGACCTTCGCCGTGGTGGAGTGGCTGCAGGAGAACACCGACTTCGTCACCCTGCCCCATCTCTCCTGCCTGGGTACCCGCGACACCAGCATCGACCAGATCCTGCGGCGCTACCAGGACGCCGGGGTGAGCCGCATCGTCGCCCTGCGCGGCGATCTGCCCCCCGAGGGCGAGACGGTCCTGGAGGGCAGCTTCCGGCACGCCTCGGACCTGGTCGCCCACATCCGGGCCTTCGGCGGCTTCGAGATCTACGTGGCCTGCTACCCCGAGTTCCACCCGGAGGCGCCGACCCCCGGGGAGGACATGGAGCACTTCGCGGCCAAGGTCCGGGCGGGCGCCGACTACGCGATCACCCAGTACTTCTACGACAACGAGGCCTACTTCCGCTTCGTCGAGGACGTGCGGGCCCTGGGCGTGGAGATCCCGATCTACGTGGGCCTGATGCCGATGGTCAGCTTCGAGCAGATCGATCGCTTCTCCCGGGTCTGCGACGCGGGCATCCCCCTGTGGATCCGCAAGCGGATGGAGGCCTACGCGGACGACCCGGCCTCCCAGCGGGCGCTGGGCATCGACCTGGCCTCGCGCCAGGCCGAGCGGCTCCTCGAGCAGGGCTGCCCGGGGATCCACTTCTACACCCTCAACCGCGCGGCCCCGATCCTCCAGATCTGGGAGAACCTGGGCGTGATCCCGGACGCCGAGGGCTGAACGCAAAAGAGGCGGCCGGTGGGGACACCGACCGCCTCGAAGTGCTCTGCTCGAGTGAGCTCGAGATCAGCTGCCCGGGTTGGGGCTGAAGTCGGCGAGCTTGCCCTTGGTCTTCGCGAGATCGTCGGCGCCGTCCATGGCGTCCTTCTTCTCACTGCAGACCGGCCACTCCTCGATGCCCTCGTTCACGGCGTCGATGAGGTGCTGCGGCCAGCCGGTGGTGTCGGCATCGCCTGCGTCCTTCGCGCCCGAGAAGACGGCGTTCAGCTCGATGTAGGCCGCCTCGTCCTCGGGCACCGCGCTCTCCTCGTAGATCGCGTTGGTGGGGCACTCGGGCTCGCAGGCGCCACAGTCGATGCACTCGTCCGGATGAATCACCAGTGTGTTCTCACCCTCGTAGAAACAATCCACGGGGCAGACTGCAACGCAGTCGGTGTACTTACACTTCACACACGGGTCGCCAACGATGTAGGCCATTCTTGCCTCCTGTTGCGGTGATGCCTGGCTTCTAGCGCAGATGCGTACCAGGGGAAAGGCCCGATCGCCACCCGCCGCCGATCACTCCGCCAGAGGCG
The DNA window shown above is from Deltaproteobacteria bacterium and carries:
- the metF gene encoding methylenetetrahydrofolate reductase [NAD(P)H]: MRPRWADRQFSLEFYPPNTPKSEAAFQRAVKRLEPLRPDHVSVTFGAGGSTREKTFAVVEWLQENTDFVTLPHLSCLGTRDTSIDQILRRYQDAGVSRIVALRGDLPPEGETVLEGSFRHASDLVAHIRAFGGFEIYVACYPEFHPEAPTPGEDMEHFAAKVRAGADYAITQYFYDNEAYFRFVEDVRALGVEIPIYVGLMPMVSFEQIDRFSRVCDAGIPLWIRKRMEAYADDPASQRALGIDLASRQAERLLEQGCPGIHFYTLNRAAPILQIWENLGVIPDAEG
- a CDS encoding 4Fe-4S binding protein, which gives rise to MAYIVGDPCVKCKYTDCVAVCPVDCFYEGENTLVIHPDECIDCGACEPECPTNAIYEESAVPEDEAAYIELNAVFSGAKDAGDADTTGWPQHLIDAVNEGIEEWPVCSEKKDAMDGADDLAKTKGKLADFSPNPGS